One part of the Girardinichthys multiradiatus isolate DD_20200921_A chromosome 10, DD_fGirMul_XY1, whole genome shotgun sequence genome encodes these proteins:
- the ptprea gene encoding receptor-type tyrosine-protein phosphatase epsilon isoform X1, with protein sequence MVPLLFSVATTTISNINSTTNDTSSKGGDASPSHQILSIVLVVSLLILIFTLLAWYILRLKNQKKTVVTTVDKKIPNGILEEQELGYSSESLYTVVPPEQQTVVLLPKSPSASKTYLPIPVDQLEEEYRLRSADDGKLFREEYNSLPGGNAQGTYEEANKDENKEKNRYPNILPYDHSRAVLTQLDGNACSDYINASYVDGYTEKNKFIAAQGPKEETVADFWRMIWEQKVATIVMLTNLKERKEDKCYQYWPDQGCWTYGNARVAVEDCTVLVDYTIRKFCVQHQASDAAKTPRLVTQLHFTSWPDFGVPFSPIGMLKFLKKVKTVNPPCSGPIVVHCSAGVGRTGTFIVIDAMIDMMHSEQMVDVYGFVSKIREQRSQLIQTDMQYSFVYQALLEYYLYGDTELDVSSLEGHLHKLHNTFADGDRVGLEEEFKKLTNMRIMKENMRTGNLPANMKKNRVLQIIPYDFNRVILSMRRGQEFTDYINATFIDGYRQKDYFIATQGPLLHTVADFWRMVWEWKCHSIVMLTELQEREQDKCCQYWPTEDSATYGDYVVELKADTLCETFSLRDLVLTFVPEKQTRTIRHFHFHGWPEIGIPAEGKGMIDIIASVQRQQQQSGNHPIVVHCSAGAGRTGTFIALSNILERVKAEGLLDVFQTVKSLRMQRPHMVQTVEQYDFCYRVVQDFVDIFSDYANFK encoded by the exons ATGGTCCCCCTTCTGTTTTCGGTGGCAACCACAACAATATCTAATATCAATAGCACTACCAATGACACCAGCTCGAAAG GAGGAGATGCATCTCCCAGCCACCAGATCCTTTCCATTGTGCTGGTTGTGTCGTTGCTGATCCTCATCTTCACCCTGTTGGCCTGGTATAtcctcag gttaaaaaaccaaaaaaaaacagtcgTCACAACAGTTGACAAGAAAATACCGAATGGCATCCTGGAAGAACAAG AACTTGGATACAGTTCTGAGTCGTTGTACACCGTTGTACCTCCAG AGCAACAGACGGTGGTCCTTCTGCCCAAATCCCCCTCAGCCTCTAAGACCTACCTACCCATCCCAGTGGACCAACTGGAGGAGGAATACCGGCTCCGCTCAGCTGATGATGGCAAGCTCTTTAGGGAGGAGTATAAT TCCTTGCCAGGGGGTAATGCACAGGGGACGTATGAAGAGGCCAACAAGGATGAGAACAAGGAGAAGAACAGATACCCCAACATCCTTCCCT ATGATCATTCCCGAGCGGTGCTGACTCAGTTGGATGGAAATGCATGTTCGGACTACATTAATGCATCTTACGTTGAC GGTTACACGGAAAAGAACAAATTCATAGCTGCACAAG GCCCAAAAGAAGAGACGGTTGCTGATTTTTGGAGGATGATATGGGAGCAGAAAGTAGCAACAATAGTCATGCTGACAAatctaaaagaaagaaaagag GATAAGTGTTACCAGTACTGGCCAGACCAGGGCTGCTGGACTTATGGGAATGCAAGGGTGGCAGTCGAGGACTGCACAGTCCTAGTGGACTACACAATACGCAAGTTCTGTGTGCAACAT CAAGCCAGTGATGCTGCTAAGACTCCCCGTCTGGTCACACAGCTTCACTTCACCAGCTGGCCTGACTTTGGAGTTCCTTTCTCCCCCATTGGCATGCTCAAGTTCCTGAAAAAGGTCAAGACCGTGAATCCACCCTGTTCTGGGCCTATTGTGGTCCACTGCAG CGCTGGTGTTGGGAGGACGGGAACCTTCATTGTAATCGACGCCATGATTGACATGATGCACTCAGAGCAGATGGTTGACGTGTATGGGTTTGTCTCTAAGATACGAGAGCAGCGCTCCCAGCTCATTCAGACAGAT ATGCAGTACTCATTTGTCTACCAGGCCTTGCTTGAATACTACCTCTATGGAGACACAGAGCTGGACGTGTCATCTCTGGAAGGACATCTACACAAACTGCACAACACATTTGCAGACGGTGACCGGGTGGGCCTGGAGGAAGAGTTTAAG AAACTGACCAACATGCGGATAATGAAGGAGAACATGAGAACTGGGAACCTTCCTGCAAACATGAAGAAGAACAGAGTTCTACAAATAATTCCAT ATGATTTTAACAGAGTCATTCTCTCCATGAGAAGAGGTCAGGAGTTCACAGATTACATCAACGCAACGTTTATAGAT GGATACAGACAGAAGGACTATTTCATTGCCACACAGGGCCCTCTCCTTCATACAGTGGCGGATTTCTGGAGAATGGTGTGGGAATGGAAATGTCACTCCATTGTAATGCTTACTGAgctccaggagagggagcag GACAAATGTTGCCAGTACTGgccaacagaggactccgctaCCTATGGAGACTACGTTGTAGAGCTGAAGGCAGACACTTTGTGTGAAACCTTCAGTCTACGAGACTTGGTACTCACCTTTGTTCCA GAGAAGCAGACAAGGACGATCAGGCACTTCCACTTCCACGGCTGGCCAGAGATTGGCATCCCGGCAGAGGGCAAAGGCATGATCGACATCATCGCCTCAGTGCagagacagcagcagcagtctgGGAACCATCCCATAGTCGTTCACTGCAG TGCTGGTGCAGGGCGAACAGGTACGTTCATTGCACTGAGCAATATCTTGGAACGAGTCAAAGCAGAAGGCCTGCTGGACGTGTTCCAAACTGTGAAGAGTTTACGCATGCAGAGGCCTCATATGGTCCAAACAGTT GAACAGTATGACTTCTGCTACAGGGTGGTACAAGACTTTGTTGACATTTTCTCAGACTATGccaattttaaatga
- the ptprea gene encoding receptor-type tyrosine-protein phosphatase epsilon isoform X2, translating into MVPLLFSVATTTISNINSTTNDTSSKGGDASPSHQILSIVLVVSLLILIFTLLAWYILRLKNQKKTVVTTVDKKIPNGILEEQEQQTVVLLPKSPSASKTYLPIPVDQLEEEYRLRSADDGKLFREEYNSLPGGNAQGTYEEANKDENKEKNRYPNILPYDHSRAVLTQLDGNACSDYINASYVDGYTEKNKFIAAQGPKEETVADFWRMIWEQKVATIVMLTNLKERKEDKCYQYWPDQGCWTYGNARVAVEDCTVLVDYTIRKFCVQHQASDAAKTPRLVTQLHFTSWPDFGVPFSPIGMLKFLKKVKTVNPPCSGPIVVHCSAGVGRTGTFIVIDAMIDMMHSEQMVDVYGFVSKIREQRSQLIQTDMQYSFVYQALLEYYLYGDTELDVSSLEGHLHKLHNTFADGDRVGLEEEFKKLTNMRIMKENMRTGNLPANMKKNRVLQIIPYDFNRVILSMRRGQEFTDYINATFIDGYRQKDYFIATQGPLLHTVADFWRMVWEWKCHSIVMLTELQEREQDKCCQYWPTEDSATYGDYVVELKADTLCETFSLRDLVLTFVPEKQTRTIRHFHFHGWPEIGIPAEGKGMIDIIASVQRQQQQSGNHPIVVHCSAGAGRTGTFIALSNILERVKAEGLLDVFQTVKSLRMQRPHMVQTVEQYDFCYRVVQDFVDIFSDYANFK; encoded by the exons ATGGTCCCCCTTCTGTTTTCGGTGGCAACCACAACAATATCTAATATCAATAGCACTACCAATGACACCAGCTCGAAAG GAGGAGATGCATCTCCCAGCCACCAGATCCTTTCCATTGTGCTGGTTGTGTCGTTGCTGATCCTCATCTTCACCCTGTTGGCCTGGTATAtcctcag gttaaaaaaccaaaaaaaaacagtcgTCACAACAGTTGACAAGAAAATACCGAATGGCATCCTGGAAGAACAAG AGCAACAGACGGTGGTCCTTCTGCCCAAATCCCCCTCAGCCTCTAAGACCTACCTACCCATCCCAGTGGACCAACTGGAGGAGGAATACCGGCTCCGCTCAGCTGATGATGGCAAGCTCTTTAGGGAGGAGTATAAT TCCTTGCCAGGGGGTAATGCACAGGGGACGTATGAAGAGGCCAACAAGGATGAGAACAAGGAGAAGAACAGATACCCCAACATCCTTCCCT ATGATCATTCCCGAGCGGTGCTGACTCAGTTGGATGGAAATGCATGTTCGGACTACATTAATGCATCTTACGTTGAC GGTTACACGGAAAAGAACAAATTCATAGCTGCACAAG GCCCAAAAGAAGAGACGGTTGCTGATTTTTGGAGGATGATATGGGAGCAGAAAGTAGCAACAATAGTCATGCTGACAAatctaaaagaaagaaaagag GATAAGTGTTACCAGTACTGGCCAGACCAGGGCTGCTGGACTTATGGGAATGCAAGGGTGGCAGTCGAGGACTGCACAGTCCTAGTGGACTACACAATACGCAAGTTCTGTGTGCAACAT CAAGCCAGTGATGCTGCTAAGACTCCCCGTCTGGTCACACAGCTTCACTTCACCAGCTGGCCTGACTTTGGAGTTCCTTTCTCCCCCATTGGCATGCTCAAGTTCCTGAAAAAGGTCAAGACCGTGAATCCACCCTGTTCTGGGCCTATTGTGGTCCACTGCAG CGCTGGTGTTGGGAGGACGGGAACCTTCATTGTAATCGACGCCATGATTGACATGATGCACTCAGAGCAGATGGTTGACGTGTATGGGTTTGTCTCTAAGATACGAGAGCAGCGCTCCCAGCTCATTCAGACAGAT ATGCAGTACTCATTTGTCTACCAGGCCTTGCTTGAATACTACCTCTATGGAGACACAGAGCTGGACGTGTCATCTCTGGAAGGACATCTACACAAACTGCACAACACATTTGCAGACGGTGACCGGGTGGGCCTGGAGGAAGAGTTTAAG AAACTGACCAACATGCGGATAATGAAGGAGAACATGAGAACTGGGAACCTTCCTGCAAACATGAAGAAGAACAGAGTTCTACAAATAATTCCAT ATGATTTTAACAGAGTCATTCTCTCCATGAGAAGAGGTCAGGAGTTCACAGATTACATCAACGCAACGTTTATAGAT GGATACAGACAGAAGGACTATTTCATTGCCACACAGGGCCCTCTCCTTCATACAGTGGCGGATTTCTGGAGAATGGTGTGGGAATGGAAATGTCACTCCATTGTAATGCTTACTGAgctccaggagagggagcag GACAAATGTTGCCAGTACTGgccaacagaggactccgctaCCTATGGAGACTACGTTGTAGAGCTGAAGGCAGACACTTTGTGTGAAACCTTCAGTCTACGAGACTTGGTACTCACCTTTGTTCCA GAGAAGCAGACAAGGACGATCAGGCACTTCCACTTCCACGGCTGGCCAGAGATTGGCATCCCGGCAGAGGGCAAAGGCATGATCGACATCATCGCCTCAGTGCagagacagcagcagcagtctgGGAACCATCCCATAGTCGTTCACTGCAG TGCTGGTGCAGGGCGAACAGGTACGTTCATTGCACTGAGCAATATCTTGGAACGAGTCAAAGCAGAAGGCCTGCTGGACGTGTTCCAAACTGTGAAGAGTTTACGCATGCAGAGGCCTCATATGGTCCAAACAGTT GAACAGTATGACTTCTGCTACAGGGTGGTACAAGACTTTGTTGACATTTTCTCAGACTATGccaattttaaatga
- the ptprea gene encoding receptor-type tyrosine-protein phosphatase epsilon isoform X4, giving the protein MRKNSFSSFKWLKNQKKTVVTTVDKKIPNGILEEQEQQTVVLLPKSPSASKTYLPIPVDQLEEEYRLRSADDGKLFREEYNSLPGGNAQGTYEEANKDENKEKNRYPNILPYDHSRAVLTQLDGNACSDYINASYVDGYTEKNKFIAAQGPKEETVADFWRMIWEQKVATIVMLTNLKERKEDKCYQYWPDQGCWTYGNARVAVEDCTVLVDYTIRKFCVQHQASDAAKTPRLVTQLHFTSWPDFGVPFSPIGMLKFLKKVKTVNPPCSGPIVVHCSAGVGRTGTFIVIDAMIDMMHSEQMVDVYGFVSKIREQRSQLIQTDMQYSFVYQALLEYYLYGDTELDVSSLEGHLHKLHNTFADGDRVGLEEEFKKLTNMRIMKENMRTGNLPANMKKNRVLQIIPYDFNRVILSMRRGQEFTDYINATFIDGYRQKDYFIATQGPLLHTVADFWRMVWEWKCHSIVMLTELQEREQDKCCQYWPTEDSATYGDYVVELKADTLCETFSLRDLVLTFVPEKQTRTIRHFHFHGWPEIGIPAEGKGMIDIIASVQRQQQQSGNHPIVVHCSAGAGRTGTFIALSNILERVKAEGLLDVFQTVKSLRMQRPHMVQTVEQYDFCYRVVQDFVDIFSDYANFK; this is encoded by the exons ATGAGAAAAAATAGCTTCTCAAGCTTCAAATG gttaaaaaaccaaaaaaaaacagtcgTCACAACAGTTGACAAGAAAATACCGAATGGCATCCTGGAAGAACAAG AGCAACAGACGGTGGTCCTTCTGCCCAAATCCCCCTCAGCCTCTAAGACCTACCTACCCATCCCAGTGGACCAACTGGAGGAGGAATACCGGCTCCGCTCAGCTGATGATGGCAAGCTCTTTAGGGAGGAGTATAAT TCCTTGCCAGGGGGTAATGCACAGGGGACGTATGAAGAGGCCAACAAGGATGAGAACAAGGAGAAGAACAGATACCCCAACATCCTTCCCT ATGATCATTCCCGAGCGGTGCTGACTCAGTTGGATGGAAATGCATGTTCGGACTACATTAATGCATCTTACGTTGAC GGTTACACGGAAAAGAACAAATTCATAGCTGCACAAG GCCCAAAAGAAGAGACGGTTGCTGATTTTTGGAGGATGATATGGGAGCAGAAAGTAGCAACAATAGTCATGCTGACAAatctaaaagaaagaaaagag GATAAGTGTTACCAGTACTGGCCAGACCAGGGCTGCTGGACTTATGGGAATGCAAGGGTGGCAGTCGAGGACTGCACAGTCCTAGTGGACTACACAATACGCAAGTTCTGTGTGCAACAT CAAGCCAGTGATGCTGCTAAGACTCCCCGTCTGGTCACACAGCTTCACTTCACCAGCTGGCCTGACTTTGGAGTTCCTTTCTCCCCCATTGGCATGCTCAAGTTCCTGAAAAAGGTCAAGACCGTGAATCCACCCTGTTCTGGGCCTATTGTGGTCCACTGCAG CGCTGGTGTTGGGAGGACGGGAACCTTCATTGTAATCGACGCCATGATTGACATGATGCACTCAGAGCAGATGGTTGACGTGTATGGGTTTGTCTCTAAGATACGAGAGCAGCGCTCCCAGCTCATTCAGACAGAT ATGCAGTACTCATTTGTCTACCAGGCCTTGCTTGAATACTACCTCTATGGAGACACAGAGCTGGACGTGTCATCTCTGGAAGGACATCTACACAAACTGCACAACACATTTGCAGACGGTGACCGGGTGGGCCTGGAGGAAGAGTTTAAG AAACTGACCAACATGCGGATAATGAAGGAGAACATGAGAACTGGGAACCTTCCTGCAAACATGAAGAAGAACAGAGTTCTACAAATAATTCCAT ATGATTTTAACAGAGTCATTCTCTCCATGAGAAGAGGTCAGGAGTTCACAGATTACATCAACGCAACGTTTATAGAT GGATACAGACAGAAGGACTATTTCATTGCCACACAGGGCCCTCTCCTTCATACAGTGGCGGATTTCTGGAGAATGGTGTGGGAATGGAAATGTCACTCCATTGTAATGCTTACTGAgctccaggagagggagcag GACAAATGTTGCCAGTACTGgccaacagaggactccgctaCCTATGGAGACTACGTTGTAGAGCTGAAGGCAGACACTTTGTGTGAAACCTTCAGTCTACGAGACTTGGTACTCACCTTTGTTCCA GAGAAGCAGACAAGGACGATCAGGCACTTCCACTTCCACGGCTGGCCAGAGATTGGCATCCCGGCAGAGGGCAAAGGCATGATCGACATCATCGCCTCAGTGCagagacagcagcagcagtctgGGAACCATCCCATAGTCGTTCACTGCAG TGCTGGTGCAGGGCGAACAGGTACGTTCATTGCACTGAGCAATATCTTGGAACGAGTCAAAGCAGAAGGCCTGCTGGACGTGTTCCAAACTGTGAAGAGTTTACGCATGCAGAGGCCTCATATGGTCCAAACAGTT GAACAGTATGACTTCTGCTACAGGGTGGTACAAGACTTTGTTGACATTTTCTCAGACTATGccaattttaaatga
- the ptprea gene encoding receptor-type tyrosine-protein phosphatase epsilon isoform X3 — protein sequence MRKNSFSSFKWLKNQKKTVVTTVDKKIPNGILEEQELGYSSESLYTVVPPEQQTVVLLPKSPSASKTYLPIPVDQLEEEYRLRSADDGKLFREEYNSLPGGNAQGTYEEANKDENKEKNRYPNILPYDHSRAVLTQLDGNACSDYINASYVDGYTEKNKFIAAQGPKEETVADFWRMIWEQKVATIVMLTNLKERKEDKCYQYWPDQGCWTYGNARVAVEDCTVLVDYTIRKFCVQHQASDAAKTPRLVTQLHFTSWPDFGVPFSPIGMLKFLKKVKTVNPPCSGPIVVHCSAGVGRTGTFIVIDAMIDMMHSEQMVDVYGFVSKIREQRSQLIQTDMQYSFVYQALLEYYLYGDTELDVSSLEGHLHKLHNTFADGDRVGLEEEFKKLTNMRIMKENMRTGNLPANMKKNRVLQIIPYDFNRVILSMRRGQEFTDYINATFIDGYRQKDYFIATQGPLLHTVADFWRMVWEWKCHSIVMLTELQEREQDKCCQYWPTEDSATYGDYVVELKADTLCETFSLRDLVLTFVPEKQTRTIRHFHFHGWPEIGIPAEGKGMIDIIASVQRQQQQSGNHPIVVHCSAGAGRTGTFIALSNILERVKAEGLLDVFQTVKSLRMQRPHMVQTVEQYDFCYRVVQDFVDIFSDYANFK from the exons ATGAGAAAAAATAGCTTCTCAAGCTTCAAATG gttaaaaaaccaaaaaaaaacagtcgTCACAACAGTTGACAAGAAAATACCGAATGGCATCCTGGAAGAACAAG AACTTGGATACAGTTCTGAGTCGTTGTACACCGTTGTACCTCCAG AGCAACAGACGGTGGTCCTTCTGCCCAAATCCCCCTCAGCCTCTAAGACCTACCTACCCATCCCAGTGGACCAACTGGAGGAGGAATACCGGCTCCGCTCAGCTGATGATGGCAAGCTCTTTAGGGAGGAGTATAAT TCCTTGCCAGGGGGTAATGCACAGGGGACGTATGAAGAGGCCAACAAGGATGAGAACAAGGAGAAGAACAGATACCCCAACATCCTTCCCT ATGATCATTCCCGAGCGGTGCTGACTCAGTTGGATGGAAATGCATGTTCGGACTACATTAATGCATCTTACGTTGAC GGTTACACGGAAAAGAACAAATTCATAGCTGCACAAG GCCCAAAAGAAGAGACGGTTGCTGATTTTTGGAGGATGATATGGGAGCAGAAAGTAGCAACAATAGTCATGCTGACAAatctaaaagaaagaaaagag GATAAGTGTTACCAGTACTGGCCAGACCAGGGCTGCTGGACTTATGGGAATGCAAGGGTGGCAGTCGAGGACTGCACAGTCCTAGTGGACTACACAATACGCAAGTTCTGTGTGCAACAT CAAGCCAGTGATGCTGCTAAGACTCCCCGTCTGGTCACACAGCTTCACTTCACCAGCTGGCCTGACTTTGGAGTTCCTTTCTCCCCCATTGGCATGCTCAAGTTCCTGAAAAAGGTCAAGACCGTGAATCCACCCTGTTCTGGGCCTATTGTGGTCCACTGCAG CGCTGGTGTTGGGAGGACGGGAACCTTCATTGTAATCGACGCCATGATTGACATGATGCACTCAGAGCAGATGGTTGACGTGTATGGGTTTGTCTCTAAGATACGAGAGCAGCGCTCCCAGCTCATTCAGACAGAT ATGCAGTACTCATTTGTCTACCAGGCCTTGCTTGAATACTACCTCTATGGAGACACAGAGCTGGACGTGTCATCTCTGGAAGGACATCTACACAAACTGCACAACACATTTGCAGACGGTGACCGGGTGGGCCTGGAGGAAGAGTTTAAG AAACTGACCAACATGCGGATAATGAAGGAGAACATGAGAACTGGGAACCTTCCTGCAAACATGAAGAAGAACAGAGTTCTACAAATAATTCCAT ATGATTTTAACAGAGTCATTCTCTCCATGAGAAGAGGTCAGGAGTTCACAGATTACATCAACGCAACGTTTATAGAT GGATACAGACAGAAGGACTATTTCATTGCCACACAGGGCCCTCTCCTTCATACAGTGGCGGATTTCTGGAGAATGGTGTGGGAATGGAAATGTCACTCCATTGTAATGCTTACTGAgctccaggagagggagcag GACAAATGTTGCCAGTACTGgccaacagaggactccgctaCCTATGGAGACTACGTTGTAGAGCTGAAGGCAGACACTTTGTGTGAAACCTTCAGTCTACGAGACTTGGTACTCACCTTTGTTCCA GAGAAGCAGACAAGGACGATCAGGCACTTCCACTTCCACGGCTGGCCAGAGATTGGCATCCCGGCAGAGGGCAAAGGCATGATCGACATCATCGCCTCAGTGCagagacagcagcagcagtctgGGAACCATCCCATAGTCGTTCACTGCAG TGCTGGTGCAGGGCGAACAGGTACGTTCATTGCACTGAGCAATATCTTGGAACGAGTCAAAGCAGAAGGCCTGCTGGACGTGTTCCAAACTGTGAAGAGTTTACGCATGCAGAGGCCTCATATGGTCCAAACAGTT GAACAGTATGACTTCTGCTACAGGGTGGTACAAGACTTTGTTGACATTTTCTCAGACTATGccaattttaaatga